Part of the Labrenzia sp. PHM005 genome is shown below.
CTTTGCCGTTGGTGAAATGCTGGGCTTCGATCTCTGATCTAAATAGACTTACGAAATGATGGGCTGGGCACGTCAGTGCCTGGCCCTATTTTTTTTGCGCAGCAAATGCTTCTTCCAATAGCAATTGCCGGCCACGGGCATCCAGGTTTTGCATGTCCGTTTGCCGTACTGGGAAATGAGATCCCGCGAATGGCGTCTGTTTCAGACTTTTCACATGACGCCAGAGTTTTTCAGACAGTGGTTCCGGTGCAGGTTCGAACAGGGAATGGGCCATTTTCAGCTCCTTTTTCCGTTTGGCTCTTCACTCAACATAGGCGCACATAGTGCGCATTTCCAGATCAAATATCGAAATGAAGACCTGATCGGTGTTGAATGCATTTCTACGGGGCAGCTTTGCCCGAGTTCAGCAGCCACAGCATTGCTGCAATGCAAAAACAGCACTCGTGTCCATATCAGGGAAGATTATATTGAGCTCAAATAGGCAGGAGCCATGCCTACTTTGAAAGGATCTTCCAATGGCACTCCGTTCAGTTTCGCATTTTCTACATCAGGTCGGTCAGGCCCAACGTATGTCAGCTGATTATGATCGCTTACGCCAAATGAGCCCGGAATGCCTGTCGCGTATGGGTGTGGAGCGCAACGATATCGCAACCCATCTCTACAACAAGTACTTCGGCAACCGCTGATCCGATAGGACTGCGCGAAACGCCCGAAATTGCCGCGACGTCGACAATATGCAGCTTCTGAAAGCCATATCGGCAGTTCTTTGATTGACATCCCCTTGCCCGCTCCCCTACATCGCTTGGATGTTTTGCAGACGGACCCGTCTGCTGTATGGGCAAGAGGACAGCTGAATGACGGAAACGCGTATCGATCGCCGGTTTAAAGCCTGTGCCGAAGCGGGCCGCCCCGCATTGGTCACCTTTATTACAGCTGGCGACCCGGACCTTGAGACGTCACAAGCGATCTTGAATGCCCTCCCGGCCGCCGGTGCCGATGTGATAGAACTGGGCATGCCGTTCTCCGACCCAATGGCTGAAGGTATTCCGATCCAGCTCGCCAACCAGCGTGCGCTCGCCGCCGGGCACACAATGGATAAAACGCTGGACATGGTCCGCGCGTTTCGTAAACAAGATCAAGACACGCCGATCATTCTGATGGGCTACTACAATCCGATCTATGTTCGTGATCCGGTGAAATTCGTTCAGGTCGCCAAGGACGCCGGTGTTGACGGCTTCATTATTGTCGACGTGCCTGCTGAAGCGGATGACGAGTTCTGCATTCCAGCTCTGGACGCCGGACTGAACTTCATTCGTCTGGCAACCCCCACCACCGATGACAAGCGCCTGCCGGCCGTTCTGGCCAATACCTCCGGTTTCGTCTATTACGTCTCCGTGACCGGTATTACGGGCGCAAAAATCGCTGATACGGGCCGCGTTACGGCCGCTGTCAACCGGATTAAGGGTCATACGGATCTGCCGGTTGCGGTCGGATTTGGCGTCAAAACCGCAGAACAGGCTGCAGACATCGGCAAGGACGCGGACGGCGTCGTGGTCGGTTCTGTTCTTGTAAATGCAGTCAAGGACAGCCTGGATGCTAACGGAAAGGCAACGGACCGGACCGTAAAAGCGGTCGCCGATGTGGTTGCTGACCTGGCTTCTGGGTGTGCGCGGGCCCGCGCGGCCTAAAGCTAGATCAGCGGCTTTTCAGGTTGAATCGCTTGAACAGCCAAAAGCTGATCGATTTTAAGGTGGTAGAGCATCTTGTCTGCGTTCGCCTGAACACAGGATGCTCTAGGCCTTAAAAATGTACCTTTTCCAGCGGACACAGTCCGTTGTTGTGTAACTTTAGTAGACGGACGCGTTTGACGTGAACTGGATCAACTCAATTGTGCGCCCCAAGATCAGTGGTCTTTGGAAGAAGCGCGAAGTTCCGGAAAACCTCTGGATCAAATGCCCTGAAACGGGCGAAATGGTGTTTCACCGGGATCTCGAGGCCAATCTTTGGGTCATTCCAAGTTCTGGCCACCATATGCGTATGCCGGCACGCAAACGGTTGGACTCCTTCTTTGATGAAGGCAACTACACGCGCCTCGAAACACCGGATGTTACCGCCGATCCGCTCAAGTTCCGCGACAGCAAACGCTATACCGACCGGTTGAAGGATGCCCGTTCCAAAACCGGCGAAGAAGAAGCCATTCATGTAGCGCAAGGCAAAGTCAACGGTATGGACCTGACCGTTGCCATTCAGGATTTCGCCTTTGTCGGTGGATCTTTGGGCATGGCCGTTGGCGAAGCCATCCTTTCCGGAATGATGAAGGCGGTTGAAGACAAAACACCTTTTGTGATGTTCGCAGCTTCCGGCGGTGCGCGCATGCAGGAGGGGATCTTGTCGTTGATGCAGATGCCGCGCACCACAGCTGGTATCCAGATGTTGCGCGAAGCCGGCCTGCCATACATCGTGGTTCTGACCAACCCGACAACCGGGGGTGTCTCAGCATCTTATGCGATGCTCGGTGATGTGCACATTGCAGAGCCGGGCGCCATGATCGGT
Proteins encoded:
- the trpA gene encoding tryptophan synthase subunit alpha, encoding MTETRIDRRFKACAEAGRPALVTFITAGDPDLETSQAILNALPAAGADVIELGMPFSDPMAEGIPIQLANQRALAAGHTMDKTLDMVRAFRKQDQDTPIILMGYYNPIYVRDPVKFVQVAKDAGVDGFIIVDVPAEADDEFCIPALDAGLNFIRLATPTTDDKRLPAVLANTSGFVYYVSVTGITGAKIADTGRVTAAVNRIKGHTDLPVAVGFGVKTAEQAADIGKDADGVVVGSVLVNAVKDSLDANGKATDRTVKAVADVVADLASGCARARAA
- the accD gene encoding acetyl-CoA carboxylase, carboxyltransferase subunit beta produces the protein MNWINSIVRPKISGLWKKREVPENLWIKCPETGEMVFHRDLEANLWVIPSSGHHMRMPARKRLDSFFDEGNYTRLETPDVTADPLKFRDSKRYTDRLKDARSKTGEEEAIHVAQGKVNGMDLTVAIQDFAFVGGSLGMAVGEAILSGMMKAVEDKTPFVMFAASGGARMQEGILSLMQMPRTTAGIQMLREAGLPYIVVLTNPTTGGVSASYAMLGDVHIAEPGAMIGFAGRRVIEQTVREKLPDDFQTAEYLLDHGMVDMVVPRQEMKDTISRVCGILMKREVELPTVALEAPKAENNNVEEPTQDTQEPEKQPEVAE